From the genome of Proteus vulgaris, one region includes:
- a CDS encoding AIPR family protein produces the protein MNKKYTSFDDSDFISALKKREDLEIFEENKEAVFALELFFGLDDALNTISSAITGGRDDAKIDILFVSRELRSIVMIQAYEAQSFKPTAKGNKGADLSYAIGVLLSSSLDDIPVEIRPHVSDARDALSAGEIDIIHIWYVHNCPESEQIKKQMEPMSTPMQEQLKKYNNEKINVKASIREIGLETLDELYKSSTQSIIISDEISFPENRVGFLKKNSDWETFVTTINGKWLADIYKKYTSTELFSANVRNFMGANNKDNDKIINAGIQRSSKETPHDFFVFNNGITALVHDFNIVTEESQKYLKSIKGISIVNGAQTTGSLGTLKKEVKLDEIEIGIRFIKCENKKLIEEITRYNNSQNKVIQSDFRANDPIQKRLRQEFSKHKSGNYDGGLRGVPCANKKLKIDAHTAAQALMAWHGSPYDSYHNKMKIWEDDNLYQKVFNPSITARHVIFIYTLLEACNILQEELKNKDRKSKIKEHEKNFLSFLNERGSSFLIIHAIRRIIEVIIENSIKSPYRIGFKDTVTRNDCINLWKDLLTISSFQLQMLKPGLKNRLSNQSAIKDSCGQFEAIFGTTFLMSKQKDPTNPYMNFIKNIVNKI, from the coding sequence TTGAATAAAAAATACACAAGTTTTGATGATAGTGACTTTATTTCAGCATTAAAAAAAAGAGAAGATCTGGAAATTTTTGAAGAAAATAAAGAAGCTGTATTTGCTTTAGAATTGTTCTTTGGTTTAGATGATGCATTAAATACAATATCTTCAGCAATTACTGGAGGTAGAGATGATGCTAAAATAGATATTTTATTTGTTAGCCGAGAACTTAGATCTATTGTTATGATACAAGCTTATGAAGCTCAATCATTTAAACCAACCGCTAAAGGTAACAAAGGTGCTGATTTATCATACGCAATAGGAGTTTTACTTAGTTCATCTCTTGATGATATTCCAGTAGAAATTCGTCCTCATGTTTCTGATGCTAGAGATGCTTTATCAGCAGGCGAAATAGATATTATTCACATTTGGTATGTACATAATTGCCCCGAAAGTGAGCAAATAAAAAAACAAATGGAGCCAATGTCAACACCAATGCAAGAACAACTAAAAAAATATAATAATGAAAAAATTAATGTTAAAGCCAGTATTCGCGAAATTGGACTAGAAACTTTAGATGAATTATATAAATCATCTACACAATCTATAATTATCTCTGATGAAATATCTTTTCCTGAAAATAGAGTTGGTTTTCTTAAAAAAAATTCTGATTGGGAAACTTTTGTTACAACAATTAATGGAAAATGGTTAGCGGATATCTATAAAAAGTATACATCTACAGAATTATTTAGTGCAAACGTAAGAAATTTTATGGGAGCCAATAATAAAGATAATGATAAAATCATAAATGCAGGTATACAACGTTCATCAAAAGAAACGCCTCATGATTTTTTTGTATTTAATAATGGAATTACAGCATTAGTTCATGACTTTAATATCGTCACTGAAGAGAGTCAAAAATACTTAAAAAGTATTAAAGGAATTTCTATAGTTAATGGAGCCCAAACAACTGGTTCACTTGGAACATTAAAGAAAGAAGTAAAATTAGATGAAATAGAAATAGGTATACGCTTTATAAAGTGTGAAAATAAAAAATTAATAGAGGAAATAACTCGGTACAACAATAGCCAAAACAAAGTTATTCAATCAGACTTTAGAGCTAATGATCCTATACAAAAAAGATTAAGACAAGAGTTTTCAAAGCACAAGTCAGGAAATTATGATGGTGGTTTACGTGGAGTACCTTGTGCAAATAAAAAATTAAAAATAGATGCTCATACAGCTGCTCAAGCTTTAATGGCATGGCACGGTAGCCCATATGATAGCTATCATAATAAAATGAAAATATGGGAAGATGATAATCTTTATCAAAAAGTATTTAATCCTTCCATTACAGCAAGACATGTCATTTTTATCTATACACTACTTGAAGCTTGTAATATTTTACAAGAAGAATTAAAAAATAAGGATAGAAAATCTAAAATCAAAGAGCACGAAAAAAATTTCCTATCATTTTTAAATGAAAGAGGAAGTTCTTTTTTAATAATACATGCAATTAGACGTATAATTGAAGTAATTATCGAAAATAGTATCAAATCACCATATCGTATTGGTTTTAAAGATACTGTTACTAGGAATGACTGTATTAACTTATGGAAAGATTTATTAACTATTTCTTCTTTCCAGTTACAAATGCTAAAACCAGGATTAAAAAATCGATTATCGAACCAATCTGCAATAAAAGATAGTTGTGGCCAATTTGAAGCTATATTTGGTACAACATTTTTAATGTCTAAGCAAAAAGATCCTACAAATCCGTACATGAATTTTATAAAAAATATTGTAAATAAAATATAA
- a CDS encoding ogr/Delta-like zinc finger family protein has translation MMICPVCGHAAHTRSSQQISSDTKERYNQCQNINCGATFVSHETVTRFISKPQLIERVEPHLDKCCQQALGI, from the coding sequence ATGATGATTTGTCCTGTTTGTGGTCATGCCGCACATACTCGTAGTAGTCAGCAAATATCTTCCGATACCAAAGAACGTTATAACCAGTGTCAGAATATCAATTGTGGCGCGACGTTCGTCAGCCATGAAACCGTAACGCGGTTTATTTCAAAGCCTCAATTGATTGAACGAGTAGAGCCACATCTTGATAAGTGTTGTCAGCAGGCGTTGGGGATTTGA
- a CDS encoding KAP family P-loop NTPase fold protein, protein MRLSPEEPDFFQGFTSENDIFNRKALYDKIINVVNHSEDSNLVLALNDKWGNGKTSFVKMLKAELELSENNINVIYFDSFKNDYQKDPLLPMISCVYNSIEHDEKSIKEKVFQTGKSVALSISKQVPKSIINILTSKLIDSDDIDKIKESIVDATNAPWESYIEDKIKNSQEEEDKIESFRAILRSIHQKTNNKTLFIIDELDRARPDFSLNLLELIKHIFNVEGFYFLLVMNKQQFEESIKIRYGNINSSLYLNKFIDYWFTLPKDIFTTDKYINSEGYRMPKHLTLGTYLQHIDKNNIFMRESDVFNMLLYLFNFNNVSLREIEKCYSLISIIKNSNKIMMLNSAHQVIVGLICFIKINNEPLLEKLKRKNITPEEVLTILNIPLDQNLFDTSLHYLYMVLRYELLTGEEFKKLKDNNYFRDIDSYSGRKIRYLEKIIDYFDDMSID, encoded by the coding sequence ATGAGATTGTCACCAGAAGAACCTGATTTTTTTCAAGGGTTTACAAGCGAAAATGATATTTTTAATAGGAAAGCTTTATATGACAAAATTATTAATGTCGTAAACCATTCTGAAGATAGTAACTTAGTTCTTGCATTAAATGATAAATGGGGAAATGGTAAAACCTCTTTTGTAAAAATGCTAAAAGCAGAATTAGAACTATCAGAAAATAATATTAATGTTATTTACTTTGATTCTTTTAAAAATGATTACCAAAAAGACCCATTATTACCAATGATATCATGTGTATACAATAGTATAGAACATGATGAAAAATCTATAAAAGAGAAAGTATTCCAAACAGGTAAAAGTGTTGCTTTAAGCATTTCAAAACAAGTTCCTAAAAGTATAATCAATATATTAACCTCTAAATTAATCGACAGTGATGATATAGATAAAATTAAGGAATCAATTGTTGATGCCACAAATGCCCCTTGGGAAAGTTACATTGAAGATAAAATAAAAAACTCACAAGAAGAAGAGGATAAAATCGAAAGTTTTAGAGCCATATTAAGGTCTATACACCAAAAAACAAATAATAAAACCTTGTTTATTATTGATGAGTTAGATAGAGCAAGACCTGATTTTTCATTAAATCTTTTAGAATTAATAAAACACATATTTAATGTTGAAGGTTTTTATTTTCTGCTAGTTATGAATAAGCAACAATTTGAAGAATCAATAAAAATAAGATATGGAAATATTAACTCATCACTATATTTAAATAAATTTATAGATTATTGGTTTACTTTGCCTAAAGATATATTCACAACAGATAAATACATAAATAGTGAAGGATATCGTATGCCTAAACATTTAACTTTAGGAACTTATCTTCAACACATAGATAAAAATAATATTTTTATGAGAGAAAGCGATGTATTCAATATGTTACTGTACCTATTTAACTTCAACAATGTATCTCTTAGAGAAATAGAAAAATGTTATTCTTTAATTTCAATTATAAAAAACTCCAATAAAATAATGATGCTTAATAGTGCACATCAAGTTATTGTTGGCTTGATTTGTTTTATAAAAATTAACAATGAACCGTTATTAGAAAAATTAAAAAGAAAAAATATAACTCCAGAAGAAGTACTTACCATATTGAATATACCATTAGATCAGAATTTATTTGATACATCACTTCACTATTTGTATATGGTACTTCGCTATGAATTGCTTACTGGTGAAGAGTTTAAAAAGCTTAAAGATAATAATTACTTTAGAGATATAGACAGTTATTCTGGTAGAAAAATAAGATATTTAGAAAAGATAATTGATTACTTTGATGATATGTCCATAGATTAA
- a CDS encoding DNA adenine methylase, translating to MHVNTLSVSHFLYLNRHCYNGLCRYNNSGEFNVPFGKYKNIYFPEKEIYQFAEKTVNAIIACLEWQDTLSLVDFGDGVYCDPPYMGDEGSFTKYHHTDFTHAHQIELAQALKALNQSQGNPITVSNSIHAKELYADLGFLIHEIDAPRSISANGNRQSAKEIIAVLQEVC from the coding sequence ATACATGTCAACACTCTCAGTGTTTCTCATTTTTTATATTTAAATCGCCATTGTTATAACGGTCTGTGTAGATATAACAATTCAGGTGAATTTAATGTGCCATTTGGAAAATATAAAAATATTTATTTTCCAGAAAAAGAAATTTATCAATTCGCTGAAAAAACCGTTAATGCCATTATCGCCTGTTTAGAATGGCAAGATACTTTGTCACTCGTTGATTTTGGGGATGGAGTTTATTGTGATCCCCCTTATATGGGAGATGAAGGTAGTTTTACTAAATATCATCACACTGATTTTACTCACGCTCATCAAATTGAATTAGCTCAAGCGTTAAAGGCATTAAATCAATCACAAGGTAATCCGATTACCGTCTCTAATTCCATTCACGCCAAAGAACTGTATGCCGACCTTGGTTTTCTTATTCACGAGATTGATGCGCCTCGTTCTATTTCTGCAAATGGAAACCGCCAATCAGCAAAAGAAATTATCGCCGTATTACAGGAGGTGTGCTGA
- a CDS encoding DNA adenine methylase encodes MGRLRVYNEYLIADANQDLINLYHHVLNNTSVMSRDGYHDWEKLNKADTYYTIRKSFN; translated from the coding sequence GTGGGACGATTGCGTGTTTATAACGAATATTTAATTGCTGATGCCAATCAGGATTTAATTAATTTATATCATCATGTTTTAAATAACACTTCGGTGATGAGTAGAGATGGTTATCATGATTGGGAAAAACTAAACAAAGCTGATACTTATTACACAATAAGAAAATCATTTAATTAA
- the ahpF gene encoding alkyl hydroperoxide reductase subunit F: MLDNNLKAQLKAYLERLTQPVELVATLDDSKHSADIQALLKEIEPLSDKVTYREDNNADVRKPSFLITNPGKETGVRFAGSPLGHEFTSLVLALLQTGGHPSKEAQELLEQIRQLDGEFHFETYYSLSCHNCPDVVQALNLMAILNPKVTHTAIDGGMFQNEIQERNIMGVPAVFLNGNEFGQGRMTLAEIVNKVDSNAEKRTAELLNQKDAFDVLIVGSGPAGASAAVYSARKGLNTGLIGERFGGQVLDTVDIENYISVPKTEGAKLAGALKAHVDDYQVDVIDSQTVSRLIPGASEGELHQIETASGAILKTRSLIIATGARWRNMNVPGENEYRTRGVTYCPHCDGPLFKGKRVAVIGGGNSGVEAAIDLAGLVEHVTVLEFAPEMRADAVLQKKLRSLNNVEIILNAQTTEVYGDGTKLTGLKYKDRTNDSMHDIALAGIFVQIGLLPNTQWLEGTVERNKMGEIVVDARGETNIKGVFAAGDCTTVPYKQIIIAAGEGAKASLSAFDYLIRTTAK; this comes from the coding sequence ATGTTAGATAATAATTTAAAAGCTCAATTGAAAGCTTATTTAGAACGATTAACTCAGCCAGTTGAGTTAGTAGCAACATTAGATGACAGTAAACATTCAGCTGATATTCAAGCGCTATTAAAAGAAATCGAACCATTATCCGATAAAGTCACTTATCGTGAAGATAATAACGCTGATGTGCGTAAACCATCTTTTCTTATTACTAACCCAGGAAAAGAAACGGGTGTTCGTTTTGCAGGTTCGCCATTAGGCCATGAATTTACTTCATTAGTTTTAGCATTACTGCAAACTGGTGGTCACCCATCAAAAGAAGCACAAGAATTACTTGAACAAATTCGTCAGTTAGACGGTGAGTTTCATTTCGAAACCTATTATTCGCTCTCTTGTCATAACTGCCCAGATGTTGTTCAGGCATTAAACTTAATGGCGATTTTAAATCCGAAGGTCACTCATACAGCGATCGACGGAGGCATGTTCCAAAATGAAATTCAGGAACGTAATATTATGGGCGTTCCTGCTGTATTCTTAAATGGTAACGAGTTTGGTCAAGGTCGCATGACTTTAGCTGAAATCGTTAACAAAGTAGACAGCAATGCAGAAAAACGTACTGCGGAATTATTAAACCAAAAAGATGCATTTGATGTATTGATTGTTGGTAGTGGCCCTGCAGGTGCATCAGCGGCTGTTTATTCAGCACGTAAAGGTTTAAACACGGGTCTTATTGGTGAACGCTTTGGTGGTCAAGTTCTTGATACTGTTGATATTGAAAACTATATCTCTGTACCAAAAACAGAAGGTGCAAAACTTGCGGGTGCTTTAAAAGCTCACGTTGATGATTACCAAGTGGATGTGATTGATAGCCAAACAGTCAGTCGTTTAATTCCGGGGGCATCAGAAGGGGAATTACACCAAATTGAAACAGCATCAGGTGCAATTTTAAAAACCCGTAGCTTAATTATTGCAACAGGTGCTCGCTGGAGAAATATGAATGTTCCCGGTGAAAATGAGTACCGTACTCGCGGTGTAACTTATTGTCCACACTGTGATGGCCCACTGTTTAAAGGCAAAAGAGTCGCTGTCATTGGTGGTGGTAACTCAGGTGTTGAAGCGGCAATTGACTTAGCAGGCTTAGTTGAACATGTCACAGTATTAGAATTTGCGCCAGAAATGAGGGCCGATGCTGTATTACAGAAAAAACTGCGTAGCTTAAACAATGTAGAGATTATCTTAAATGCTCAAACTACAGAAGTGTATGGTGATGGTACTAAATTAACCGGTCTAAAATATAAAGATCGCACCAATGATTCTATGCACGATATTGCGCTAGCAGGTATTTTCGTTCAAATCGGCTTATTACCTAATACACAGTGGTTAGAAGGTACAGTTGAGCGCAATAAAATGGGCGAAATTGTTGTTGATGCTCGTGGCGAAACCAATATTAAAGGTGTTTTTGCCGCTGGTGACTGTACTACAGTACCTTATAAGCAAATTATTATTGCTGCTGGTGAAGGTGCTAAAGCCTCACTTAGCGCATTTGATTACCTTATCCGCACGACTGCAAAATAA
- the ahpC gene encoding alkyl hydroperoxide reductase subunit C codes for MSLINTPIKPFKNMAFKDGQFVEVTEKDVEGKWSVFFFYPADFTFVCPTELGDLADHYAEFQKMGVEIYSVSTDTHFTHKAWHSSSETIGKIKYGMIGDPTGALTRNFENMRENEGLADRGTFVVDPQGIIQAIEITAEGIGRDASDLLRKVKAAQYVASHPGEVCPAKWKEGDATLAPSLDLVGKI; via the coding sequence ATGTCTTTAATTAATACCCCAATCAAACCATTCAAAAACATGGCATTTAAAGACGGTCAATTCGTAGAAGTGACTGAAAAGGACGTCGAAGGCAAATGGAGCGTTTTCTTCTTTTACCCTGCAGACTTCACTTTTGTGTGCCCAACCGAATTAGGTGACTTAGCGGATCATTATGCTGAGTTCCAAAAAATGGGCGTAGAAATCTATTCAGTTTCTACCGATACACATTTTACCCATAAAGCATGGCACAGCAGCTCAGAAACTATCGGTAAAATCAAATATGGTATGATTGGCGACCCAACTGGCGCATTAACTCGTAACTTCGAAAATATGCGTGAAAACGAAGGTCTTGCAGACCGTGGTACTTTCGTTGTTGACCCACAAGGTATCATCCAAGCAATTGAAATCACAGCTGAAGGTATTGGCCGTGATGCATCAGACCTGCTGCGTAAAGTTAAAGCTGCTCAGTATGTAGCTAGCCACCCAGGCGAAGTTTGCCCAGCAAAATGGAAAGAAGGTGATGCAACTTTAGCTCCATCACTGGATTTAGTTGGCAAAATCTAA
- a CDS encoding ATP-grasp domain-containing protein translates to MQIIYPDDYSKIGKPDEAFEQEYRCAKALNIHCLLLSSEDVALGKYKFSHPLESEHPVIWRGWMLNKNEYQQLYHAVDVHGGKMLETPEDYIRNHHITGWYEYCKEFTPETVIVNAETDFEKLTKQLQWPAYFVKDYVKSLTTTRGSIAKNADEIREILKLITQFRGNIEGGVSLRRVEEFINNSERRYFVLNQKIFSADNEIPELVRKVAKQINTPFYSIDVVRNAAGELRLVEIGDGQVSDIKEWQVEKLVKTFLLSGI, encoded by the coding sequence ATGCAAATAATTTACCCTGATGATTATTCTAAAATTGGCAAACCCGATGAGGCCTTTGAGCAAGAATATCGTTGTGCCAAAGCACTCAACATCCATTGCTTGTTACTCTCATCAGAAGATGTCGCGTTGGGTAAATATAAGTTTTCACATCCACTTGAATCAGAACATCCCGTTATTTGGCGAGGATGGATGTTAAATAAAAATGAGTATCAACAGTTATACCATGCTGTGGATGTTCATGGCGGAAAAATGCTTGAAACACCTGAAGATTATATTCGTAACCATCATATAACTGGTTGGTATGAATATTGTAAAGAGTTCACACCAGAAACTGTTATTGTTAATGCAGAAACAGATTTTGAAAAGTTAACTAAGCAGCTTCAATGGCCAGCTTACTTTGTGAAAGATTATGTAAAATCGCTAACGACAACGAGAGGCTCTATCGCTAAAAATGCAGATGAGATTAGGGAAATATTAAAACTGATTACACAATTTAGGGGAAATATTGAAGGTGGCGTCAGCCTTCGCCGAGTTGAAGAATTTATTAATAATAGTGAGCGTAGATATTTTGTTTTAAATCAGAAAATATTTTCTGCGGATAATGAAATTCCTGAACTTGTAAGAAAAGTAGCGAAACAGATAAACACGCCATTTTATTCCATAGATGTAGTCAGGAATGCTGCTGGAGAGTTACGCTTAGTTGAGATTGGTGATGGGCAAGTTTCGGATATTAAAGAGTGGCAGGTTGAAAAACTGGTCAAAACCTTTCTTTTATCCGGTATTTGA